Within the Gigantopelta aegis isolate Gae_Host chromosome 8, Gae_host_genome, whole genome shotgun sequence genome, the region GAAATGGAATCATCCACGaatgtttaattataaaagAATATTATTAGTGTAATCCTGACGAAACATGACACTTACAGCTATGATCATGACCATGGACCTCGAATGCAATCTACTTCTCAATGGGTGACTGCGTGTGTCAAGATCATTACGAACACGTGATGTGTACTGGGGAGTGGTttcaaaataaatgtcaaacatcaCTGTGTTATCTCGCAATTcgacaaaaataaagtttgttttatttaacgacgccactagagcacattgatttttttatcttatcatcggctattggacgtcaaacatatggtcattctgacattgttacataggctactcttttatgacaggcagcaagggatcttttatttgcgcttcccacaggcaggatagcacaaaccgtggcctttgttgaaccagttatggatcactggtcggtgcaagtggtttacacctacccattgagccttgcggagcactcactcagggtttggagtcggtatctggattaaaaatcccatgcctcgactgggatccgaaccccgtacctaccagcctgtagatcgatggcctaaccacgacgccaccgatacCGGTCGCAATTCGACAAAGTAATTTACTCAACTGCATATTGTAGCTTacaatatgcaatacatttaaACTTAAAACTTTACGTGAAAAGTTAACAAAATATAATGGCAAGTCTGAGTGAATttgtacacacatgcacatacacacacacacacacacacacacacacacagagacacacaaagacacacacacagacagacagacacacacacacatacatacacacagacacacacccatacacacagacacacacagacacacacacacacccagacacacacagacatacatagagacagacagacacacccactcacatacacagaaacacacagacacacacacacacacatacatacacacacacacaccaccaccaccaccaataacaacaaaacacacatacacacacacacacaccaccaccaccaccaccaataacaacaaaaaacacacacacacaaacgcatacacacaccaccaccaccaataacaacaaaaaacacacacacacacatacacacacacaccaccaccaataacaacaaaaacacacgcacacacgcacacacaccaccaccaccaccaataacaacaaaacacacacacaaacgcatatacacacatcaccaccaacaacagacacacaccaccaccaacaacaacacacacacacaccaccaccaccaccaacaaaaacaacaaaacagacacacacacataccaccaacaacaaaacagacacacacacacacacacacacacacacacaccacaaacaacagacacaaacacatagacacacacatacatacacacatacacacacacaccaccaccaccaccaccaacaaaccagacacacacatacacacacacacacacacacacacaccaccaccaccaccaccaccaccaccacgttaaataaaacatttcgttcttctttctttcaattgctgcatcctaaccgcacgcgttcGGCGCGATAGATTCACTTAGTCGAGCGCGCGACATAATACCGATAggaattgtttctaatttttgtCGCGCGACACGAGCTATGTTAACTAATCAAACAACTTTCATTTGGCGGTTCCAACTGttgataacacttttaaaaagaaagaaagaaagaaatgttttatttaacgacgcactcaacacattttatttacggttatatggcgtcagacataaagaccacaaagattttgagaggaaacacgctgtcgccactacatgggctactctttccgattagcagcaaaggatcttttatttgcgcttcccacaggcaggatagcacacaccatggcctttgttgaaccagttatggatcactggtcggtgtaagtggtttacacctacccattgatccttgcggagcactcactcagggtttggagtcggtatctggattaaaaatcccatgcctcgactgggatccgaacccagtatctaccagcctgtagaccgatggcctaaccacgccgccaccgaggccggtattttttATAAGAAGACTCGTTATGGTCGCATCTTTTTGGGATAGAAATATTGTCGCGTCGCACGCATCCGGTTACAGGATACAGCTTAACGCATTAAGACCTAATAACACGTGCATTACGTGTAGGGGTGAGGGGATCACATTAACGTTTCCAGCCGTACTAGCGTCAAAAGACACAccgggctggggggggggggggggggggggggggggtcgcgtAACGTGAACTGCTGGGATCAGTGAGTGACTGGCGGAATAATCTCCCCGCTACTTCCATCGATTTCCAAACGTATTCACCTGCAGTCTCCATAAACCAGTCCCCTTCACTCGTCACTCGACAACTAATCTCTAAACCACTAACCTGATAGCCTAGATAGTTGAGGCGTGTGaccaggagagcgtgcttggaccttaattagatataagcactaaaGTAAATGAATGAACATGATTTGCCCTATTCTGTAATTATTTTGCTGaatttacatttaatacataCTTCTTGTGGACATCCACGCCacagtcattattatacgtcTGCCCATACCCAAATCGTGGCTTGATTTCAAACACCACAAGTACATTTCCCTTCACACGCACCTCGACATCTAACTTGGTGGTGAACACCAGAATTGACGACCAGCTGGGATGACTTACCGGTCGATATGTTGGGACTGTGTAAGCTACACAATGTCCCAGCTGCTGCAGTTTTAATCTTACTAACCTGCCGAGACGAAGTCGAGGAAATAGACGTCTTGAAAACCCGTGTTTTGTGAGTATATATTCTTACACGTTACAATCACGAAAACATATATCTTGAGAACCTGTGTTGCGGGAGTATATATTCTTACACGTTACAATCACGTTACAATCACGTGAAAATCCGTGTTTTGTGAGTATGTATTCTTGTATGAGAAAATAGACGTCTGTAAAACCTCTGTTTAGtgagtatgtattattatagataAGTAAAGTAAGAAGATAAGTAAAGATTTTCACACGTTACAATCACGAGAAAATAGAAGTGTTGAAAACCTCTGTTTAGTGAGTATGTAGTCTTGTATGTTAAATCACGAGAAAACAGACGTCTTGAAAACCTGTGTTTTGTGAGTATATATTCTTACACGTTACAATCACGAGTGTTTTGTGAGTATGTATTCTTGTATGTCACAAGAAAACCTCTGAAAAACATCTTTTTAGTGAGTATATTTTCTTAGAGATAAGAAGATAAGTAAAGATTTTTACACGTTACAATCACGAGAAAATACTCCGTCTTGTCCGTGTTTTGTGATGTCTTCAGAACCAGTATTTTGTGACGTCATGAAAACCCGAGGTTCAATCAATCAACGATTTGAATTGTGCTTACATACACTGAACtttcaagcacgactgtcttgggcacattttCCGAGATTTCCCGGTGGATATGTCCAATACAGGTACGCGAGGTTTGTAATGTCTTGAGCATCAATGTTTTGTgagtatttattattacaagttACAATCACGAGAACCtgtatgaatatttacaatgtaaagTAATGTCtaggtttttaaaatctttttatcTTAAGTTTATTTCTATTACAATTGCACAGATGGTTTGTCATGTCATAAATGTTACTTCATACAggtttaaataatttcatttatacttattttcgtgcttgtatccaattaaggttcaagcacgttctcctgggcacacactatctggactgtttgtccaggacagtgggttaatggttagttgttagtaattAGTGAGAATAGTTGTATTgatcttacatctacccaccgagtcgttgaAGTCGCTCTGTGTAGGAGCCGGGActaggatgcgaacccagtacctacctcactttagtctgatggcttaaccagtaCACCGTCGAGGCCGGTTTAAATGAATAATCTGTTGGAATATTATCTATTTCACAGCTTGGCATCAGTAACAAGGCAGGCAGATAGTGTTTCAGCCAgcaaagaagaaatgttttgtgaTCGCGTTCATTGACGTAGCCTACTTTTACAATGTTTGGAACTAGTGTAAACTACATCAGTACGTGCTGTAGcaggaaaaagaagaaaacgttTGGAACTCTGCTTACAGTGACGTAAAAAGATCCCACAAGTTTGAAAATGAAACTGCGAACtctttttaaaataccagttcTGCTGTGTCTGGCTTCAGTATTTGGAATTCTCCAGTTATACGTGTATTTAATACGTCTAGAAGTCACAGAAAATCCAGACAATAAACTTAATGAAATTGTTCAACATTTGAATCTCTTTGATTCGGTATGCTTGTCGGCTTTAGCAAATGCATCCAACGCAAGGTATTTAGTAGACAAATACAGAGTATCTCAAATTAGAAACAAGACACATCAAAAGAATGACCGTGAAGTAACAGAAAATTGTACCGAATTCTCCCGCCATCTTACTTCCTTAGCTCATATGACCGACATCGAGCGTGACTTTCCAATCGCCTTCAGCGTCCTCGTGTATCGAGACCCACAGCAAGCTATGCGACTCCTCCGCGCCATTTGGCGGCCACAGAACGTCTACTGCATCCACGTGGACACCGGGTCGCAGTTCGACGTCCTCACCTACATCATGTCCCGCGTCAGGTGTCTCGACAACGTGTTTCTAGCGCCCCGGATGATCGACGTCAGATGGGGGACGTTCTCCGTGCTAGAGGCGGACCTGATCTGTATGGAGGCGCtgtacaaacacaaaacacGATGGAAATACTTCATCAACCTCACAGGGCAGGAATTTCCTCTCAAGACCAATTATGAGCTggtgaaaatattaaaactgtacGCTGGAGGAAATGACATATTTGGGCAGGTTAATAAGTAAGTATCTATATACTAGCTTTGGACAGGTTaataagtatctatagcctagctTCGGACAGGTCAATACGTCTCTATAGACTTGCTTTGGACAGATTAATAACTATCTATAGATTAGCTTTGGACAGGTTAATAAGTATTTATTGACTAGCTTTGGATAGATTAATAAGTATCTATAGACTAGCTTTGGATAGATTAATAAGTATCTATAGACTAGCTTTGGATAGATTAATAAATATCAACAGACTAGCTTTCGAGAGGTTAATAAGTATCTGTTTGCCAGCTTTGgacagtttgttttaacgacaccactagagcgcattgattaattaatcatcagctattggatgtcaaacatttcataattctgactcgtagtcatgagGAAACACGTTTTTCCTAAtgtgcagcaagggatcttttatatgcactttcccacagacagaaaaacacataccacggcctttgtccagttgtggtgtactggttggaaccagggacgggacgtagaccagtggtaaagcttgatgcgcggttcgtctaggatcgattcccgtcggtggactcattgggctatttctcgttccaggcagtgctccacaactggtgtaaaaaaggccgtggtatatactatcctgtctgtgggatggtgcatataaacaatcccttgctgctaatcgaaaagagtagcccacgaagagGGTCCAAATAGTTGTTTGGTTCTtcaccatatatctgacgccatataacagggTTTAACATTAACacgaaaaccatggtcgccagcagagCTACTTGAAAataaatcttactggcccttctcataCTGAATTAGcactccaattatcacattgaaatttaccTGTGCAGCCAAattcaaaactagaatgttctttgttaacTAATAACCATGTGCTGACTGTATACAGTtgcgtcaaaaggaaaccgataataaataaatgaatacagttaaaattcatataaaaatatgttattaagtTTCTAGCCCATACATAGCCTACTAAATGAAATAActaaatttgaaaaagaaattcatcagaaataaaaatgtttctttacaaattaccattaaattatatacagattaaatttcatttttaattgactttcattgtctctgaagtaaaatatatataatacagtacaaacaaaattgcgcgtgctttagtaaactagtctgtgagtggcagtcctctgtgtgACGATGCAAGATGGaaggaataaactttgtggcaatgcaagaggggtgaaatttCAAGTGAAGGAATTCCTCGGGATTGGCAGTTCTCCTATAGACGAAGCGCTTGATGGAGTcatcctatagacgaggcacttgaTAGAGAttgatggaatcatccactattttgccaaactatcattcaactctgcattgtacagagatacggccctgatcatgtattacggttttgtcgtccAGATTACCTTAGATTTTCCAACAATTGCtttaaaacatgtaaaacaagaagatttaacctatgcagtttcatggtaatttgtaaattcccccccacccaaaaaaaaaaacgtgtgcgtttaatttggatattgtaaacaCTACAGTAGTAGAaaataaatctgaaaaaatcatactaaatattttaccaaaatatacgatgtatcatattacaaagcataaaagagtatttattatttattacattaatctTTGGACGGTTAAGTCATCATGTAAGTCTTGGTATCAAGACGTTACATCTGATCTATTCTTATTTCAtattctatgtcttctgctgccagatctgtagttcgcgccagaacagacgcagtgtgttttgtcacattcgatttaAAATCGATAATCGCCCAACGGACAATCTTTGTTAGATTCTTAGTCGACTAAGTCGTggcgaccgggcgactgctaattttcaaccctgatgtaaccgtaaataaaatgtgttgagtgcgtcgttaaataaaacattttctaggTTGGTaccagaaaaaaccccaatcatttgaatggatcgattgaggtggttcgatcctgcgacgcaagcacctcaggcgagcactcgatcgattgagctaaatcccgcccagcTTTGGACAGGTTAATAAGTACCTATCTATATACTAGCTAGCCTACGTTTGTAATGTCATGTGATGGTGTGTCCAGTTTGGTAGGAGTGGCTGGCTTCTGTTACTTTGCAGTGGGTGGTGGCTCGAATGTAGTGCTTACATCTGACGTGCGGCATATTGCAGGTTCGATTCTCATCAGCGTGTTAATGAGACATAACACGAATTATTAACGAcgctcagcacattttaaattaaactatTTGATGCCCAACATAGTtatacacttttccatagacatgaCAGCCTTTGAAATGCCAGTCGAGGAGCACTGGTCAGGACGTGGAAAACCAACGATTCCATCACAAGTGATCAACCTTGCCATTTCAAATGGGTGA harbors:
- the LOC121378859 gene encoding beta-1,3-galactosyl-O-glycosyl-glycoprotein beta-1,6-N-acetylglucosaminyltransferase 4-like isoform X1; the protein is MKLRTLFKIPVLLCLASVFGILQLYVYLIRLEVTENPDNKLNEIVQHLNLFDSVCLSALANASNARYLVDKYRVSQIRNKTHQKNDREVTENCTEFSRHLTSLAHMTDIERDFPIAFSVLVYRDPQQAMRLLRAIWRPQNVYCIHVDTGSQFDVLTYIMSRVRCLDNVFLAPRMIDVRWGTFSVLEADLICMEALYKHKTRWKYFINLTGQEFPLKTNYELVKILKLYAGGNDIFGQVNKVNPSRIRKLGPAPHGIKPAKGPIHMVASRGFVDYVLHNQTAKDFLEWVRLMRVPDETYFTSLNNNPHLRIPGSFTGRLDKSRHHNFYLDSRLRYKIFVYNKSYPKCHGKARHSVCLFGVGDLPGLVGAPHIFANKFLYRYQQFAYDCLERWIFKKMEAEKHGQLDFDLSPYSNIYFMNNCYCEQQHR
- the LOC121378859 gene encoding beta-1,3-galactosyl-O-glycosyl-glycoprotein beta-1,6-N-acetylglucosaminyltransferase 4-like isoform X2, whose amino-acid sequence is MKLRTLFKIPVLLCLASVFGILQLYVYLIRLEVTENPDNKLNEIVQHLNLFDSVCLSALANASNARYLVDKYRVSQIRNKTHQKNDREVTENCTEFSRHLTSLAHMTDIERDFPIAFSVLVYRDPQQAMRLLRAIWRPQNVYCIHVDTGSQFDVLTYIMSRVRCLDNVFLAPRMIDVRWGTFSVLEADLICMEALYKHKTRWKYFINLTGQEFPLKTNYELVKILKLYAGGNDIFGQVNKVNPSRIRKLGPAPHGIKPAKGPIHMVASRGFVDYVLHNQTAKDFLEWVRLMRVPDETYFTSLNNNPHLRIPGSFTDWTNHGTTTSTSIPDCATRSLFIIKATPSATAKRVTASVSSVWVIYPASLEHRTFSPTSFCTGTNSLRTTV